From one Coffea eugenioides isolate CCC68of chromosome 11, Ceug_1.0, whole genome shotgun sequence genomic stretch:
- the LOC113754111 gene encoding serine/threonine protein phosphatase 2A 57 kDa regulatory subunit B' theta isoform-like, translating into MIKQIFGKIPRKQSKSAGSSTTVSSSDTARSRVEGNRKLGGSVDTVLTVHHSVSSNGYKTLDKFYRDENLDANRKLVTASYEPLPGFRDVPSSEKQNLFIRKLNMCCVVFDFADPTKYLKEKEIKRQTLLELVEYVTSAIVIYTETVMQEVVKMVSANLFRVHSPQSRENTVMEALDVEEEEPAMDPAWPHLQIVYELLLRFVASPETDAKVAKRYIDHSFVCKLLDLFDSEDPREREYLKTILHRIYGKFMVHRPCIRKAINNMFYCFIFETEKHNGIAELLEIWGSIINGFALPLKEEHKLFLVRVLIPLHKPKCLAMYHQQLSYCITQFVEKDCKLADIIIRGLLKYWPVTNSSKEVMFLNELEEVLEATQSPVFQRCMVPLFRQVAQCLNSLHFQVAERALFLWNNDHIDNLIKQNRKIILPIIFPALERNARHHWNQAVHGLTLNIRKIFYDLDPELFKECLLKFEEVESKQEEIRAKREATWNRLEEIAAEKVASNEAVLVSQSSFPHLT; encoded by the exons ATGATCAAACAAATTTTTGGTAAAATCCCTCGGAAGCAGTCAAAATCGGCTGGAAGTTCTACAACCGTGAGTTCTTCAGATACTGCAAGAAGTAGAGTTGAAGGAAATAGAAAGCTGGGGGGGTCGGTTGATACAGTTTTAACGGTGCATCATTCTGTTTCAAGTAATGGGTATAAGACACTGGATAAGTTCTACCGAGATGAAAATTTAGATGCCAATCGGAAGTTGGTAACTGCTTCATATGAACCACTGCCAGGCTTTAGGGATGTTCCAAGTTCTGAGAAGCAGAACTTATTTATCAGGAAGCTTAATATGTGCTGTGTTGTCTTTGACTTTGCTGATCCTACGAAGTACCTCAAGGAGAAGGAGATTAAGCGACAGACATTACTGGAGCTAGTTGAGTATGTCACTTCGGCAATTGTCATATATACAGAAACTGTCATGCAGGAAGTTGTTAAGATGGTATCTGCCAATTTGTTCAGAGTACATAGTCCTCAGTCACGGGAGAATACAGTAATGGAAGCTCTTGACGTGGAAGAAGAGGAGCCTGCTATGGATCCTGCATGGCCGCATTTGCAGATTGTGTATGAACTTCTGCTAAGATTTGTTGCATCACCTGAAACTGATGCAAAAGTAGCCAAAAGATACATTGACCATTCATTTGTGTGCAAGTTGCTTGATCTTTTTGACTCTGAAGATCCTAGGGAGCGAGAGTACTTGAAAACGATTCTACATCGCATCTATGGGAAGTTTATGGTACACAGGCCTTGTATTAGGAAAGCTATCAACAACATGTTTTACTGTTTTATCTTTGAAACTGAAAAGCATAATGGGATTGCTGAGCTTCTAGAAATTTGGGGCAGCATCATTAATGGGTTTGCCTTGCCATTGAAAGAGGAACACAAGCTCTTTCTTGTTAGGGTGCTTATTCCCCTGCATAAGCCAAAATGTTTAGCAATGTATCACCAGCAGCTATCTTATTGTATCACACAGTTTGTGGAGAAGGACTGTAAACTTGCTGATATTATAATTAGAGGATTGCTAAAGTACTGGCCAGTCACCAATAGCTCAAAGGAAGTTATGTTCCTTAATGAGTTGGAAGAAGTTTTAGAAGCAACTCAGTCACCAGTATTTCAGCGATGTATGGTGCCTTTGTTTCGCCAAGTTGCTCAATGCTTGAACAGTTTGCACTTTCAG GTGGCTGAGAGAGCTTTGTTCTTGTGGAACAATGATCATATTGACAATCTGATTAAACAGAACCGCAAGATTATACTTCCTATTATCTTCCCTGCACTGGAGAGAAATGCTAGACATCACTGGAATCAGGCTGTTCATGGTTTGACCCTCAATATTCGCAAGATATTCTATGATCTTGATCCTGAACTATTTAAGGAGTGCTTGCTTAAGTTTGAGGAAGTTGAATCAAAGCAAGAGGAGATTAGAGCAAAACGAGAAGCTACATGGAATCGCTTAGAAGAAATTGCAGCAGAAAAAGTTGCTAGCAATGAAGCTGtgcttgtttctcaatcaaGTTTCCCTCATCTTACATGA